One window of Triticum dicoccoides isolate Atlit2015 ecotype Zavitan chromosome 5A, WEW_v2.0, whole genome shotgun sequence genomic DNA carries:
- the LOC119301522 gene encoding probable cinnamyl alcohol dehydrogenase 8C: protein MSHHFHLRTSVLPLSSFPGELGARFSPANKPRHPASSVGVAAASPSRTLRHHMAKAVAKEVGAQEAAQGSAALGWAARDASGVLSPFDFSRRAQKDDDVTIKVLYCGICHTDLYTIKNEWGTAMYPVVPGHEILGVVTSVGAGVSKFKAGDTVGVGYFVGSCRSCECCGNGYENYCSGMVLTSNGIDPEHGGAVTQGGFSDVMLVNEDYVVRVPDGLPLDKAAPLLCAGVTVYSPMMRFGLNAPGKHLGVVGLGGLGHVAVKFGKAFGMRVTVISTSPGKREEALERLGADEFLVSRDPEQMQAAVGTMDGILDTVSAWHPISPLFALMKPMGQMVFVGGPTKPLELPAYAIVPGGKGIAGNCVGGIRDCQAMLEFAAKHGITAEVEVIKMDYVNTALERLAKNDVRYRFVIDVAGSLGSTS, encoded by the exons ATGTCGCATCATTTTCACCTGCGCACCTCGGTTCTTCCCCTGTCCTCCTTCCCCGGCGAGCTCGGCGCCCGGTTCTCGCCCGCTAATAAGCCCAGGCATCCGGCGAGCAGCGTCGGCGTCGCTGCTGCGTCGCCTTCGAGAACCCTGCGGCACCACATGGCGAAGGCGGTGGCGAAGGAGGTGGGGGCGCAGGAGGCGGCGCAAGGCAGCGCGGCGCTCGGGTGGGCGGCCAGGGACGCCTCCGGTGTCCTCTCCCCGTTCGACTTCTCAAGAAG GGCTCAAAAAGATGATGATGTGACGATCAAGGTGCTCTACTGCGGGATCTGCCACACTGACCTCTACACCATCAAGAACGAGTGGGGCACCGCCATGTACCCCGTTGTTCCCGG GCACGAGATCCTGGGCGTGGTGACCAGCGTCGGCGCCGGCGTCAGCAAGTTCAAGGCCGGCGACACGGTGGGCGTGGGCTACTTCGTCGGGTCGTGCCGCTCCTGCGAGTGCTGCGGCAACGGCTACGAGAACTACTGCTCCGGCATGGTGCTCACCTCCAACGGCATCGACCCCGAGCACGGCGGCGCGGTCACCCAGGGGGGCTTCTCCGACGTCATGCTCGTGAACGAGGACTACGTGGTCCGCGTCCCGGACGGGCTGCCGCTGGACAAGGCCGCGCCGCTGCTCTGCGCGGGCGTCACGGTGTACAGCCCGATGATGCGCTTCGGCCTGAACGCGCCGGGGAAGCACCTGGGCGTCGTCGGCCTCGGGGGCCTCGGCCACGTCGCCGTCAAGTTCGGCAAGGCGTTCGGCATGCGGGTCACCGTCATCAGCACCTCGCCCgggaagcgcgaggaggcgctggagCGGCTGGGCGCGGACGAGTTCCTGGTGAGCCGGGACCCCGAGCAGATGCAGGCGGCCGTGGGCACCATGGACGGCATCCTCGACACGGTGTCGGCGTGGCACCCCATCTCGCCGCTGTTCGCGCTGATGAAGCCGATGGGGCAGATGGTGTTCGTGGGCGGGCCGACCAAGCCGCTGGAGCTGCCGGCGTACGCCATCGTGCCGGGCGGGAAGGGCATCGCCGGGAACTGCGTCGGCGGCATCAGGGACTGCCAGGCCATGCTGGAGTTCGCGGCGAAGCACGGCATCACCGCCGAGGTGGAGGTGATCAAGATGGACTACGTCAACACGGCGCTCGAGCGGCTCGCCAAGAACGACGTCCGCTACCGCTTCGTCATCGACGTCGCGGGCAGCCTCGGCTCAACATCGTGA